Proteins co-encoded in one Methanobacterium veterum genomic window:
- a CDS encoding right-handed parallel beta-helix repeat-containing protein, giving the protein MKMKKLGIVVFLVAVSLAMGSASATDVTSSMTNTQIQNAIDTDTSGTINFAPGTYTGVYLTTTKSLNFVGNGAVLVGDGSHNVLTISSTTGTNITGFVVNVNGLKNGITGQYVYNCRIENNTIRNGGDAINIYKQYGSLTINNNTINNMSTSYGDGISLVNCLNAETSTSTTVTNNVIDDTDYGIFLGGYFKGTVTGNTLTNIGATGMNITGKNAATTGNLYANITNNDITSNGIGISMENPDVVYLNLTGNTVSSGSDSLHKGYYYYRDPSIQLINDPDDNDYNNVWDPLTSNGH; this is encoded by the coding sequence ATGAAAATGAAAAAATTAGGAATAGTGGTCTTTTTAGTGGCTGTGTCCCTTGCAATGGGATCCGCATCTGCTACAGATGTAACTTCCAGCATGACCAACACCCAAATTCAAAACGCCATCGATACAGACACCAGCGGAACCATAAATTTCGCACCAGGAACTTATACTGGCGTCTATTTGACTACTACCAAATCCCTGAATTTTGTAGGTAATGGAGCAGTCCTTGTAGGTGATGGAAGTCATAATGTCCTGACTATTTCAAGTACAACTGGAACAAACATAACTGGTTTCGTTGTCAATGTCAATGGGCTGAAAAATGGTATAACTGGACAATATGTGTATAACTGCCGGATTGAAAACAATACTATACGAAATGGTGGAGATGCTATCAATATCTACAAACAGTACGGAAGTCTCACAATCAACAATAACACCATAAACAACATGAGTACCAGCTATGGTGATGGTATTTCACTTGTAAACTGTTTAAATGCTGAAACAAGCACTTCCACAACAGTTACAAACAACGTTATAGACGATACTGATTACGGTATATTCCTGGGCGGATATTTCAAAGGAACTGTTACAGGTAACACCTTAACTAACATTGGCGCTACTGGAATGAACATAACTGGAAAAAATGCCGCAACTACCGGTAACTTATATGCAAATATAACCAACAACGATATAACTTCAAATGGTATAGGCATATCCATGGAAAACCCAGATGTAGTATATCTCAACTTAACAGGTAACACAGTATCCAGTGGTTCAGACAGCCTGCATAAAGGTTACTACTACTACAGAGACCCAAGCATACAGTTAATAAACGATCCAGATGACAACGACTACAATAATGTATGGGATCCTTTAACATCTAATGGCCATTAA